DNA sequence from the Streptomyces sp. NBC_01497 genome:
GGCTACGCCTTCGTGGACGTCAGCCCCGGCAACGTACTCGTCTCCGAGGACGACGGTGTCCGCCTGATCGATTTCGAGGGCGCCCAGCTGATCGGCACCAAGGAGTTCAGGACCATCGGCACCCCGGGCTACATGCCTCCCCCGGAACTCGCCGGGGACGACCCGCTCGTCCACGACGCGTACGGTTTCGCCGGTCTCGCGCTGCTGCTGGTCGGCCCCTTCCACCAGGTGGCGCAGCGCAACCCCGACACGCTCGCGCACCTGCACGGCGAGCTCGTCGAACGTGCCCCGCTGCCGGACTCGTTGTGGCGCACCGCCACCCGGTTCCACCAGCCGAGGCCCGCACCGGAGGGGGTCGCACCGATCCCGACCCCGCAGGAGGTCGCCGCCGACCCGCTGCGCCACCTCGCCGAGTTGCGCGACCGGACCGCCGACGCCCTCGTCGCCATGGCCGACCCGGACCACCCCGACCGGGTGTTCCCCACCATCGCCGAGGGCTACCACACCAACACCCTGTGCCTGGCGTACGGCACGGCGGGGGTCGTGCACGCTCTGGGCCGCGCGGGCCGCCCGCTGCCGCCGGGAGTGCTGGAGCGGCTGCGCGGCGACGCGCTGCGCGCCGTGGACAAACTGCCGCCGGGTCTCTACGCGGGCACGGCGGGCATCGCCGAAGTGCTCGCCGGACGCGGCCTGCTGGAGGAGGCGGGCGACCTGCTCGCGGCCGCCGACCGGCATCCCCTCATCACGTCGGGCGCGTCCGTGACGCTCTTCGGCGGCACCTGCGGCGTCGCGCTGGCCCACCTGGGCATGTACGGCCGCACCCGGGACGAGCGGCACGTGGACCGGGCCCTGGAACTGGCGGCGGCCCTGCCCGAGGACGCCGACCTCACGCCGCACGTCGGCGCCGACGACGCCACCGGCCTGCTCCACGGCCGCACCGGCATCGCCCTGCTGCTCCAGCAGCTCGCCGCGGTGACGGGCTCCACGCACCACCTGGACCGGGGGGTCCGCCTGCTGCACGCCGAGCTCGACCGCGCCACCGACCCCCGTCCCGACTCCCCCGGCCTCGCCTTCCCGATCTCCACCACGGACACCCGCAGCCTGCCCTACCTCTACTGCGGCTCGGCCTCGGTCGCGCACGCGGTCTCCCGCTACGTGCTGTGCGTGCAGGACGACCGGCTGCGCGCCGCGCTGCCGCGCTTGCTGGCCCCGATGCGCACGACGTACACGGTCATGCAGGGGCTCTACCAGGGCCTGTCGGGACTCGGTTTCGTGCTCGCCGAGCACGGGGAGCTCTTCGCGGACGAGCGGAGCCGGGCGGACGCGTTCCGCGCGGCCCGCGGGCTGTTCAAGTTCGCTGTCCCGCATCCGACCGGGATCCGCTTCCTCGGCGACCAGTTGATGCGGTTCAGCGCCGACCTGTGGAGCGGGTCCGCCGGGGTCCTGGTGTTCCTGTCCCAGCTGCTCGACCCGAAGCCGGACGCCCTGTTCACCGTGGACGCGCTCGCGGGCTCGCGGGCCCCGCTCGCCGGGGCGCGGTGAGGACCCTGTGAGCAGCGAGGACACCGGCACGGGGCGCGTCGACGCCGCGCCCGGTCCCCAGCCCCGGTCACAACCACCCGCCGAGGACACCGGCCGGCGTCGCGATGTCAGTCTCTACTGGTGCGGCCAGACCGCTTCCGCCTTCGGGTCGGTCTTCACCGCGATCGCGCTGCCCGTCGTGGCCGTCGTGCAACTGCACGCCTCCCCCGGCGCCATCGGCCTGATCAGCGCCGCCACCACCGCGCCCGTCCTGCTCCTCGGCTTCCCGGCCGGGGCGTTCGCCGACCGCATCGCGCGTCCTCGGCGCGCACTGGTGCTGCTCGACCTGCTGTGCGCCGTGGCCATCGGCACCGTCGCCCTCGGTCTGGCCAGTCATGTGATCACCCTCCTGTGGCTGGTCCTGCTGTGC
Encoded proteins:
- the lanKC gene encoding class III lanthionine synthetase LanKC, translated to MIPFPFVVADKEFYAPLETARDRGEVYRPGHVPDGWSETGSGVWTMWHRGRQLRGVEDGWKVHVSARPGRLPHVLDTVAAVCFEQDVAFKHLSCHLFYWWTHHKQAARAQNGKFIAAYPTSVTAARDLMERLREALADEDGPYILTDRRYRDSRTVHYRYGAFAPRERVNADGTHTLLVRGAGGALEEDRRGVSFHLPAGVSDPFAERRPAAEEAPPGTAAQSAPISFHGFEFEEALQFTNGGGAYVGRETSTGRRVFIKEARAYAGVSEGVACAPDTLRTEHATLVALHEAAPGLGPEPLAYFREWEHDFLVTEFIEGSTLSRWMVAHQTMLGTGREPHEFREYHARCEKVLGRIEAALERLHTAGYAFVDVSPGNVLVSEDDGVRLIDFEGAQLIGTKEFRTIGTPGYMPPPELAGDDPLVHDAYGFAGLALLLVGPFHQVAQRNPDTLAHLHGELVERAPLPDSLWRTATRFHQPRPAPEGVAPIPTPQEVAADPLRHLAELRDRTADALVAMADPDHPDRVFPTIAEGYHTNTLCLAYGTAGVVHALGRAGRPLPPGVLERLRGDALRAVDKLPPGLYAGTAGIAEVLAGRGLLEEAGDLLAAADRHPLITSGASVTLFGGTCGVALAHLGMYGRTRDERHVDRALELAAALPEDADLTPHVGADDATGLLHGRTGIALLLQQLAAVTGSTHHLDRGVRLLHAELDRATDPRPDSPGLAFPISTTDTRSLPYLYCGSASVAHAVSRYVLCVQDDRLRAALPRLLAPMRTTYTVMQGLYQGLSGLGFVLAEHGELFADERSRADAFRAARGLFKFAVPHPTGIRFLGDQLMRFSADLWSGSAGVLVFLSQLLDPKPDALFTVDALAGSRAPLAGAR